One Urocitellus parryii isolate mUroPar1 chromosome 14, mUroPar1.hap1, whole genome shotgun sequence DNA segment encodes these proteins:
- the Cdkn2aip gene encoding CDKN2A-interacting protein isoform X2, producing MAQEVSEYLSQNPRVAAWVEALRCEGETDKHWRHRREFLLRNAGDLAPAGGAASANPDEAADAESGTRSRQLQQLISFSMAWANHVFLGCRYPQKVMDKILSMAEGIKVTDAPIHTTRDELVAKKG from the exons ATGGCGCAGGAGGTGTCGGAGTACCTGAGCCAGAACCCGCGGGTGGCCGCCTGGGTGGAGGCGCTGCGCTGCGAGGGCGAGACTGACAAACACTGGCGCCACCGCCGGGAGTTTTTGCTCCGCAACGCCGGGGACCTGGCCCCCGCGGGTGGCGCTGCCTCTGCTAACCCGGACGAAGCTGCCGACGCCGAGAGCGGGACCCGCAGTCGGCAGCTGCAGCAGCTCATCTCCTTTTCCATGGCCTGGGCAAACCACGTCTTCCTTGGGTGCCG gtaCCCTCAAAAAGTTATGGATAAAATTCTTAGTATGGCTGAAGGCATCAAAGTGACAGATGCTCCAATCCATACAACAAGAGACGAACTGGTTGCCAAG aaGGGGTAG
- the Cdkn2aip gene encoding CDKN2A-interacting protein isoform X1: MAQEVSEYLSQNPRVAAWVEALRCEGETDKHWRHRREFLLRNAGDLAPAGGAASANPDEAADAESGTRSRQLQQLISFSMAWANHVFLGCRYPQKVMDKILSMAEGIKVTDAPIHTTRDELVAKVKKRGISSSNEGVEELSKKRIIEGKNNSAVERDLAKISAKTERTSAQPENSSTCSGSCTKSESSGNSTRSSGISGQNSSMSEGDRSVSSQSSSSISSQVTTAGSGKASESEAPDKHGSASFVSSLLKSSVNSHVTQSTDSRQQSGSPKKSALEGSSVSTSQSSSEIEVPLLGTSGSSEVELPLLSSKPSSETASSGLTSKTSSEASVSSSVSKNSSSSGTSLLTPKSSSTNTSLLTSKSTSQVAASLLASKSSSQTSGSMVSKSTSLASVSQLASKSSSQSSTSQLPSKSTSQSSESSIKFSCCKLTNEDVKQKQPFFNRLYKTVAWKLVAVGGFSPNVNHGELLNAAIEALKATLDVFFVPLKELADLPQNKSSQESIVCELRCKSVYLGTGCGKSKENAKAVASREALKLFLKKKVVVKICKRKYRGSEIEDLVLLDEESRPVNLPPALKHPQELL; the protein is encoded by the exons ATGGCGCAGGAGGTGTCGGAGTACCTGAGCCAGAACCCGCGGGTGGCCGCCTGGGTGGAGGCGCTGCGCTGCGAGGGCGAGACTGACAAACACTGGCGCCACCGCCGGGAGTTTTTGCTCCGCAACGCCGGGGACCTGGCCCCCGCGGGTGGCGCTGCCTCTGCTAACCCGGACGAAGCTGCCGACGCCGAGAGCGGGACCCGCAGTCGGCAGCTGCAGCAGCTCATCTCCTTTTCCATGGCCTGGGCAAACCACGTCTTCCTTGGGTGCCG gtaCCCTCAAAAAGTTATGGATAAAATTCTTAGTATGGCTGAAGGCATCAAAGTGACAGATGCTCCAATCCATACAACAAGAGACGAACTGGTTGCCAAGGTGAAGAAAAGAGGGATATCGAGTAGCAATG aaGGGGTAGAAGAGCTATCCAAAAAACGAAtcatagaaggaaaaaacaaCTCTGCAGTTGAGCGAGATCTTGCAAAAATTTCTGCCAAAACAGAACGTACATCAGCTCAGCCAGAAAACAGTTCTACATGTTCCGGGTCATGCACCAAATCAGAGAGTAGTGGAAACTCCACTCGGAGCTCTGGCATCTCTGGTCAGAATAGCTCTATGAGTGAAGGAGATCGATCTGTTTCCAGccaaagcagcagcagcatttcCTCTCAGGTAACAACAGCAGGATCTGGAAAAGCTTCTGAATCAGAAGCTCCAGATAAGCATGGTTCAGCATCATTTGTTTCTTCGTTGTTGAAATCCAGTGTGAATAGTCACGTGACCCAGTCCACTGATTCCAGACAACAAAGTGGCTCACCTAAAAAGAGTGCTTTGGAAGGTTCTTCAGTCTCTACTTCTCAGAGCAGCTCAGAGATTGAGGTGCCCTTGTTGGGTACTTCTGGAAGCTCAGAAGTAGAGTTGCCATTATTGTCTTCTAAACCTAGTTCAGAGACAGCTTCAAGTGGGTTAACTTCCAAAACTAGTTCAGAGGCAAGTGTTTCATCATCAGTTTCTAAAAACAGTTCCTCATCAGGCACATCATTACTAACTCCCAAGAGCAGCTCAACAAATACATCACTGCTCACTTCCAAAAGCACTTCCCAGGTAGCTGCATCACTGTTAGCTTCCAAGAGCAGCTCCCAGACCAGTGGATCTATGGTTTCCAAAAGTACTTCCTTAGCAAGTGTGTCCCAGCTAGCTTCTAAGAGTAGTTCTCAGAGTAGCACCTCACAGTTGCCTTCTAAAAGTACTTCACAGTCAAGTGAGAGTTCTATCAAGTTCTCTTGTTGCAAATTAACCAATGAAGATGTGAAACAGAAGCAACCTTTCTTCAATAGACTGTATAAAACAGTGGCATGGAAATTAGTAGCTGTTGGTGGCTTTAGTCCCAATGTGAATCATGGAGAGCTCCTAAATGCAGCTATTGAGGCTCTGAAAGCAACACTGGATGTGTTTTTTGTCCCACTAAAAGAACTGGCAgatctgcctcaaaataagagCTCTCAAGAAAGTATTGTTTGTGAATTGAGGTGCAAGTCAGTGTACTTGGGCACTGGCTgtggaaaaagcaaagaaaatgcaaaagcagTTGCATCAAGAGAAGCATTGAagttatttcttaagaaaaaggTGGtggtaaaaatatgtaaaaggaaaTACAGAGGCAGTGAGATAGAAGATCTAGTACTCCTTGATGAAGAATCAAGACCTGTAAACTTACCTCCAGCTTTAAAACATCCTCAAGAATTACTATAA